The Methanococcoides methylutens MM1 genome has a window encoding:
- a CDS encoding response regulator, translating into MEKETLDKDILRLLEEQPDISSKEIADKLSVPEEDVAKRVAALSDTREMILIVDDEPDAVIATKRALEADGYNVIDAENGAMAFDMLKSDVPDVILLDVMMPEMDGFEVCKRLKDDPAYRDIPVIMLTAKGEIDDKVGGLDIGADDYVTKPFNLKELKARIKTVLRRTQD; encoded by the coding sequence ATGGAAAAGGAAACGCTTGACAAAGACATCCTGAGACTTCTTGAGGAACAGCCTGACATCAGCAGCAAAGAAATTGCAGATAAACTATCTGTTCCTGAAGAAGATGTTGCAAAAAGAGTAGCAGCCCTTTCAGATACAAGGGAAATGATCCTTATTGTAGACGATGAACCGGATGCTGTCATCGCTACCAAAAGGGCACTTGAGGCAGATGGGTACAATGTCATCGATGCAGAGAATGGAGCCATGGCTTTCGATATGCTGAAATCAGATGTTCCTGACGTGATCCTTCTCGATGTAATGATGCCTGAAATGGACGGCTTCGAGGTTTGCAAAAGACTGAAAGATGATCCGGCTTACAGGGACATACCGGTAATAATGCTTACCGCAAAGGGAGAGATCGATGATAAGGTAGGCGGTCTTGATATCGGTGCGGATGACTACGTAACAAAGCCTTTCAACCTGAAGGAGCTCAAAGCAAGGATCAAAACTGTGTTGAGAAGAACACAGGACTAA
- a CDS encoding MarR family transcriptional regulator, with product MDALEKIFGKTAQITVLKNLILHKGESTYLSGIADETGLSHSSVARVIEPLLKADIVTEKRLGKQIRTFSLNLDNELTLLILEFYEDLAKMKV from the coding sequence ATGGATGCTCTTGAAAAAATATTCGGAAAGACAGCTCAGATCACTGTTCTGAAGAACCTTATTCTCCACAAAGGTGAGTCCACCTACCTTTCAGGTATTGCGGATGAGACCGGTCTTTCCCATTCAAGTGTCGCAAGGGTCATCGAACCTCTGCTCAAAGCGGACATCGTAACCGAGAAACGCCTTGGCAAGCAGATACGCACCTTTAGCCTGAATCTTGATAATGAGCTGACATTACTCATACTTGAGTTCTACGAAGACCTTGCTAAAATGAAGGTCTGA